A single Microbaculum marinisediminis DNA region contains:
- a CDS encoding zinc-dependent alcohol dehydrogenase family protein → MKAMVLEAPGTPLVMRERPIPAPRAGQVLIAVHACGVCRTDLHVVDNELPDIPYPIVPGHEVVGTVAALGEGVAGLSLGDRIGVPWLGWTCGACRYCRSGQENLCNRARFTGYQLDGGYATHMLADARFCFPLPATFDDRHAAPLLCAGLIGHRAHRMAGDAETIGIYGFGAAAHIMAQVARHLGQRVFAFTRPGDTAAQDFAAALGAEWVGDSDKPAPEPLDFAVIFAPVGALVPAALEAVRKGGTVVCAGIHMSDIPSFPYSILWGERVVRSVANLTRADGDAFLRIAAEVPVETTVEAVPLDQANDALARLRDGRLTGAAVLLP, encoded by the coding sequence ATGAAGGCAATGGTTCTGGAGGCGCCGGGTACGCCGCTCGTGATGCGAGAGCGGCCGATACCGGCGCCCCGCGCCGGCCAGGTGCTGATCGCTGTGCACGCCTGCGGCGTCTGCCGCACCGACCTGCATGTTGTCGACAACGAATTGCCCGACATTCCCTATCCGATCGTGCCGGGTCACGAAGTCGTCGGTACGGTGGCCGCGCTGGGCGAGGGCGTCGCCGGCCTGTCGCTCGGCGATCGCATCGGCGTGCCCTGGCTCGGCTGGACCTGCGGCGCGTGCCGCTATTGCCGGTCGGGACAGGAGAACCTGTGCAACCGGGCCCGGTTCACCGGCTATCAGCTCGACGGCGGCTATGCCACGCACATGCTCGCCGATGCCCGCTTCTGCTTCCCGCTGCCCGCAACCTTCGACGATCGGCACGCGGCGCCGCTCCTGTGCGCCGGTCTGATCGGCCATCGCGCCCACCGCATGGCCGGGGACGCGGAGACGATCGGCATCTACGGCTTCGGCGCCGCCGCCCACATCATGGCCCAGGTCGCCCGCCATCTCGGCCAGCGCGTTTTTGCCTTCACCCGGCCGGGCGACACCGCCGCCCAGGACTTCGCCGCCGCGCTCGGCGCCGAATGGGTCGGCGATTCCGACAAGCCGGCGCCCGAGCCGCTCGATTTCGCCGTGATCTTCGCGCCCGTCGGCGCGCTGGTGCCGGCGGCGCTCGAAGCCGTTCGCAAGGGTGGAACCGTCGTCTGCGCCGGGATCCACATGAGCGATATCCCGTCCTTTCCCTACTCGATCCTGTGGGGTGAGCGGGTGGTGCGTTCCGTCGCCAACCTGACCCGCGCCGACGGTGACGCGTTCCTCCGCATCGCTGCCGAGGTCCCGGTGGAGACGACCGTCGAGGCGGTCCCGCTGGACCAGGCCAACGATGCACTGGCCCGCCTGCGGGACGGGCGGCTCACCGGCGCGGCGGTGCTGCTGCCGTAG
- a CDS encoding GNAT family N-acetyltransferase, protein MQPKSNVHVVPLAPEHREDWERLFAGYAAFYKVAQTPQMRERVWHWIFDPDHEAEAIVALDDAGRAIGLAHYQAFARPLGANTACFLNDLFVDPQARGSGAAEALMVALQEICRQRDWAVIRWLTAEDNYRARAFYDRIGRKTPFLAYQIDV, encoded by the coding sequence ATGCAGCCGAAGTCCAATGTCCACGTCGTCCCTCTCGCCCCGGAGCACCGCGAGGACTGGGAACGGCTGTTCGCCGGATACGCCGCGTTCTACAAGGTCGCGCAGACGCCGCAGATGCGCGAGCGCGTTTGGCATTGGATCTTCGATCCCGACCATGAAGCCGAGGCGATCGTCGCCCTCGACGACGCCGGGCGGGCCATCGGGCTTGCCCACTATCAGGCCTTCGCCCGGCCGCTCGGCGCCAACACGGCCTGCTTCCTGAACGACTTGTTCGTCGATCCGCAGGCGCGCGGGTCCGGCGCCGCGGAAGCGCTGATGGTGGCGCTGCAGGAGATATGCCGCCAGCGCGACTGGGCGGTCATTCGCTGGTTGACGGCGGAGGACAACTACCGTGCCCGGGCATTCTACGACCGCATCGGTCGCAAGACGCCGTTCCTGGCGTATCAGATCGATGTCTGA
- a CDS encoding MliC family protein, whose protein sequence is MPRLPLVLAAFVLLAAPRLAGAEEIEAVFNCDGDLTLNVVFDNDAEPNTAVVTIEGQDPITLPIAISGSGYYYTNGKYGLRGKGDEATWEVGRMAPINCTAEE, encoded by the coding sequence ATGCCCCGCTTACCCCTCGTGCTCGCCGCTTTCGTCCTTCTCGCCGCTCCGCGGCTTGCCGGCGCCGAGGAGATCGAGGCCGTGTTCAACTGCGACGGCGATCTCACGCTGAACGTGGTCTTCGACAACGACGCCGAGCCAAACACCGCCGTCGTGACGATCGAAGGCCAGGATCCGATCACCCTGCCGATCGCCATATCGGGCTCGGGCTACTACTATACGAACGGCAAATACGGTCTGCGCGGAAAGGGCGACGAGGCGACCTGGGAAGTCGGCAGGATGGCGCCGATCAACTGCACGGCCGAAGAGTAA
- a CDS encoding MliC family protein, with protein MGPVRRLALAVAGTVACLAPAQPGQAGQTSVVYGCEGRFKLHVTFDSDAGTATVSASHLGTLTMQAVPSGDGFHYKSGKYQLRGRGNQASWHVGMSKPLPCVAE; from the coding sequence ATGGGACCAGTTCGACGTCTAGCGCTTGCGGTCGCAGGCACGGTGGCGTGCCTGGCCCCGGCGCAACCGGGCCAGGCCGGCCAGACCAGCGTGGTCTATGGCTGCGAGGGCCGGTTCAAGCTGCACGTCACCTTCGACAGCGACGCCGGCACCGCGACTGTGTCGGCGAGCCATCTGGGGACGCTGACCATGCAGGCCGTCCCGAGCGGCGATGGATTCCACTACAAGTCCGGCAAATACCAACTGCGCGGGCGCGGCAACCAGGCCTCCTGGCACGTCGGCATGAGCAAGCCGCTCCCCTGCGTTGCCGAATAG